The proteins below come from a single Gemmatimonadota bacterium genomic window:
- a CDS encoding ACT domain-containing protein, with protein MPSRDTLTALLRQLNPVLHPGTYVFATVAPDAALSVHEIIASVQEPEGRSVIVESAVARREKLSARFPCAWITLTVNSDLAATGLTAAFSAALDSAGISCNVVAGIHHDHIFVPHAMAQAAMGALQQLQLGASHGTTTNPLE; from the coding sequence ATGCCTTCCCGTGACACCCTCACCGCACTGCTTCGGCAGCTGAATCCGGTACTCCATCCCGGAACGTACGTCTTCGCTACGGTGGCCCCCGACGCGGCCCTCAGCGTGCACGAGATTATTGCGTCGGTGCAAGAGCCGGAAGGGCGCTCCGTCATCGTCGAATCTGCCGTGGCGCGACGGGAAAAACTCTCGGCTCGCTTTCCCTGCGCGTGGATTACGCTCACCGTCAACTCTGACCTTGCGGCCACTGGGCTCACGGCGGCTTTCTCCGCGGCTCTAGACAGCGCCGGAATTAGCTGTAATGTCGTGGCAGGTATTCACCATGATCACATCTTTGTGCCCCATGCGATGGCGCAGGCGGCGATGGGAGCGCTTCAGCAGCTGCAGCTCGGCGCGAGCCACGGCACGACGACGAATCCTCTCGAATAA